CTTCATTTTGAAAAAAGTGAATTTTTGAAGATAATAATAAAGTCAACCATTGGAGATGCTCTGATGTAAGTCGGTCAATCCCATCAGTTTGGAGTCATCTCCCAAATTACATTATATTGACCTGTGGTTGAACTACCTAATGGCCTAACTCTTAAGCATGGAGGTCCACTCCGTCTCACCTTGAATGGTTCTAAACTTACTAATAGTGTGCTTAGAATATTTTTTACTTTCTTTTAATGTGATGATGACTCGTGGAAATACTGTTACAAACTATTACTATATTACATATTATTTTCACAAATTAATCTTCACACCATATATAAAAAATATTCAAACAAAAAATTATGATGGTCATAAATAATCTCTTTAATTCATTCGTTTTAAAATTATTCATGTTTTAGCGTTGTACACATATTAATAAAACATATTTCATTTTAATTATGATTATAATTTAATTTTTTGTGATTAACTACTTCTCATGATTTTTAGTCAAAAGAAAATTAATAAACATAATTAATTTTTTAAATTTTACATTTTACCATTTTACCTAATAAAATATATATTAAAAATATGAAAATGTACAAATCATCAGAGCACAGTTAACTGATCCCATATAGTCAAATCACTGTTTTACTCAAATTTGACTCAATTTGATTGCCATCGGAAGACTAATTTATGTCTGATCGTTTAACATCGCCTACTTGGATTCAGCGTAAAAATATCCTTGTCACAAATCTAGGTTATTCACTATTGCCGATATGTAAATATTTATTTTGTATAAAAGTATAAATGCTTAAATAGTCTCTTGTTTTTTTTTTGTCACGTAATTGAAATTATTGATCAGTTTTTTACTGGATGTATGCATTTTGTTACTCCGATATTCCCATAACCGACTCTAGAATCTATACCCAACTCTAACAAACCACAACACAGGAAAGTACAAAGAAGAACGTCAAAAAGTACATTGTTTCACAAAGTTAATTTCATTTCTCGAGGTAGATAGACGCAATGCTTACTAATTTCTTTGATTGGTAACAGAAACTCATCATTAATACATAAAGCTTATAACTTTTATTATAGTTTCCAGATTCGCATTTGTTCCCCATAAGCTAGCAATAACAATGGAAAAGTCTTGGTCAACGTTCGTCAACCACGACCCTAACTAAAGTTTGGTATTGCCATTATATTGTCACTAAACATTTCGAGCTTCAGTTCAAAAAAAAAAACATTTCGAGCTACTATAAATAACAAAATCACACACTCATTCCATTTCTAAACAAGACTTGATTTAGAACCAAGTCAACAACATGATTCCATATCCAATGCAATTAGCTTAAGTGTATGCTTCCTATACCAAATAACAACGGATTAATTAGCGGTTATGCTTCATAATTCATTAAATATTTGACCTTAAAAATTGTCTGTTTTAGTTTGCATTTAAAAATAAATGGGATTATGGGTTTTGGACGGGAAAAGAAGATAATCAAATCAACTTAATGACGACAATTACGAGAATGGTATCTCTAAGATCGAGTGAGAACACAATGCTCCATAAAGACATTTTTTTATTACTCAATGGGAAAGGAAGGTACACCACTTTGAATCTCTGAGGTGTGTTTATTTGTAAGTTTTAGTCTGAAAAAAATAATGAAAAGTATAATTACTCTGTTCGTCTTCATTGTTTGTCTGCAGATCCGTGTTCCGTTGTGTTTGATTTTCTATTTTTCTTTCCATTTTTGCATATTTTAAAGAAGTAATTCGAATAAATAGATTAGTAAAAAAATAGAGCGCTCCATCTTTTGTCTTTCCATGACATCATTTTGTCTTGTAATTCAGTACTTCACGAGGTTGTGTCAGATCATTTTTTTACAGATAATTTCGCACTGCCCTAAAAACTAGACACTGTGTAAAAAAATATACAGTAAATACATACTAGTATTATATATTATTTTAGCTTAAGGTTTATCTCTTCTTTTGTTTTTATCAAATAATTTGCTTTCAAAATTTATGAGTAATGATTCCTACTTTTCACGTTTCAGAAAGTATGATTACAACTGTTGTCAGTTCATTGAAGCTGAATCCAAGGTATTTTCAAATGAAGTAACTGTTTGTCTTACAATTACAAAATAAGAAAAATTTAGTCTTTTTTATTATTATAGTCTTCTTCTTTTCATGTTCAGTAAATTATTTCATGTGCAACTAATAAATTTTAAATCTATACTATATTTCAAAAGATTGATTTGCTGAGGAAAACAAGTTTAACTTCACTTTGACGCTTAAGCTATAATTATGTTAATAATTCTAAATTAAAATACATTTTTGGTAAAACAAATTAAAGCTACAAATTAAAATACGTTACCTTATATATGAAGCTAGATCGTATAAACAAAAGGTTAGCTAGCTCTTTACCAAACGGTGCATTTCAAAACAAAAATTCTCCATAACAAATGTATAGAAATAGTTTATTATAATCAGCATATTTGTCCCTTCCTGAGTTTAAATTCAAATAATACTTATATATATATACGAATCTGATGCTTATTTTCAAGAATCTATTTCCATCGCTCCCACTCTTTCTCTCAAGTTCTTATCTCTCTCTCTCTCTTTTTATTTACAGTGCTTCTTTCACTAAACATCATAGTGTGTCTTCAGATTCAGTGCCATAATTTTTGTTTTCGTCTCCATTTATTGCATATGAAAAGTTCTTCTGTGTATTTGTGATTTCTCACCTCTGAATCTTTTTAGTCTTCAAATCGTGAAAACATCTTTCACCGTTCTTTAAGAAGATGGGCAGAGCAGCAAGATGGTTCAAGGGTATTTTCGGTATGAAAAAGAGCAAAGAGAACAGAGTTTCCGGCGACGGTGAATATTCCGGCAACGGAGGAGGAGAAGCTGGTGGGTCCCTCATTCACCGAAAAGTTCTCCAAGCAGACTCCGTCTGGCTCAGAACCTACTTGGCAGAAACAGACAAGGAACAGAACAAACACGCTATTGCGGTTGCTGCCGCCACTGCCGCAGCCGCAGACGCAGCGGTTGCAGCTGCTCAAGCTGCCGTTGCGGTGGTTAGGCTAACAAGTAACGGAAGAGCCGGAGGATATTCCGGAGGGAACGTAGTGGAGCGGTGGGCCGCCGTGAAAATTCAAACAATTTTCAAGGGCTATTTGGTAAATTGCAAAAATATCTCCTTAAACTCTTTTTGTTATCGTTTAGACACGAAAGTTCGAGTTTTGACATGTGGGTATAGTTTAGATTCGGATGTCTTAAGAAAAGCATGTCTGTACGTTGCTTGGTCTTTACACATCTTCCTTAATGAAACAGTACACGTCTTTGTTAATTTCAAGAAAAAAAATTAGATTTTTTTTTTTTTCAAATCAAACACTTCAATATAATGATTAAGCTTTTCTTGAGTCTTATAAAAATATTAAATTTGAATTTTGTTTTAGGCGAGGAAAGCTTTAAGAGCTTTGAAAGGTCTAGTGAAGCTCCAAGCTTTGGTGAGAGGATATTTGGTTCGCAAACGCGCCGCCGAAACGCTTCACAGCATGCAAGCTCTCATCAGAGCACAAACTAGCGTTCGGTCTCAACGCATCAACCGTAACAACATGTTAAATCCTAGACATTCCCTTGTAAGAAGAACCATTCACTTCTATTGTCTTAATTCCACCACGGTCAAACTTATCTTTAATGATTATTTAATAGGAGATGTTTGATGATTCAAGAAGCGAAGTCCATAGCAAGAGAATATCAATCTGCGTGGAGAGACAGGGCAGCAGCAACAACAACGTGTACGATGAGACCAGTCCCAAGATTGTTGAGATTGACACTTACAAAACGAAATCAAGATCGAGGAGAATGAACGTTGCTGAATCCGAGTGTGGTGATGATTTCATCTACCAAGGCAAAGACTTCGAATGGAGTTTTCCAGGAGATAAATGCAAGTTTCCTACGGCTCAAAACACTCCAAGATTCTCTTCATCGATGGCGAATAATCATCATTACTATACACCGCCTTCACCGGCAAAGAGCGTTTCCAGAGACGTTTGTTTTAGGCCTAGTTATCCTGGTTTGCTGACACCGAGTTATATGGCTAATACGCAGTCGTTTAAGGCCAAGGTGCGTTCCCATAGCGCGCCAAGACAGCGTCCTGATAGAAAGAGGTTGTCTCTTGATGAGATTATGGCGGCTAGGAGTAGCGTTAGCGGGGTGAGGATGGTCCAACCGCAACCGCCAACCGCAACCGCAGCAAGAGATCGTCAGTTTCCTCAAGAACCGGCGGACTTTAGATTCTATAACTAGAAAGAAACGTTTATTTCGTCCTTGAGAAAAAGATCGTCATTGCTTTTGACTTTTCATCGAGGACTTCTTTTATTTTCTTTATCTTTTCGTCTTTTATTTTCTCCCTTTTCTTCGGGCTCTTATTTTTGTAAAGGTTTGCTTTGGAAAAGAAAATGTTAAATTTGTTTCTAGTTATCTACTAGTACTAGACACCTTACTACTATTCATACTGAAATGTGTTTTATATAGTGATGAATTAATAATGTTATATACATTAGAAAAATAAGAATCTGATTCAAAAGATCATGTACTATAGAACTCAAAGATCAATTAAGAATAACTCAATTTTTATTAGCTTAAAAAAATATCTCAAAACTTAAGCTTTCACAAAGATCTCTCTAAACTCACAAGTTATGTCACAAGTTAACATCTCCTTATATAGATCTTAAGATTTCCTAATCTCATTAGTAAAACCATCCTTATCTAAAACATAACTTAAATAGGATAATGATAACTTGGTCTCTAAGTTATCTTTCAAGTTTATCTCCAACAATCTCCCCCTTAAACTTGAAAACCATCTTTGACAAATCTTTAACTCCAACGATCTCTCTCATCTCTTTAAACTTCAATCTTCCAAGTGCTTTCGTCAAAATATCTGCTCTTTGCTCTACCCCGGGAACATGCTTGACGTTGATCAACTCGTTCTCAACACATTCTCTAATGAAGTGGTAGCGACGATGAATGTGTTTGCTTCGTCCATGGAACACAGGATTCTTGGTGAGTGCAATGGCTGACTTGTTATCAATAAGGATCGTCACTCTTTCACTCAACGTTCCAATTATCTCTTCAAGAAGGTCTTGTAACCAAATAGCATGTTTTACTGCATCTGTTGCTGCCATAAACTCAGCCTCACACGACGATAATGCGACTGTCTCCTGCTTGGTGGAACACCACGTGATGGGACTGTCTGCGTAATAAAAAATATGTCCAGTCGTTGAACGACCATCATCTTCATCAACATTGTGACTACTATCCGAGTATCCAACTAACTTTGTGTCGCTTGTAGTTCGCTGAAACATCAAACCATGCGCAAGAGTACCTTGCAGATACCTCAAGATTTGTTTTAACGCAGCTCCATGTGACTGCTTAGGTGACTGCATATATCTGCTTAGAATCCCGACGCTAAACGAAAGATCTGGACGTGTGTGAAGCAAGTACCTAAGACACCCAACATTTCTTCTGTATTCCTTTTCATCTATACTTGCTTCTTCTTGTAACCTTGACATCTTCAAACTAGGTTCCATGGGTGCGTGAACTAGATTACAATCCGCCATCCCTGTCTCTTCAAGAATTTTCCTCGCATACCTCTCTTGACATAAAGTGATCCCATCTGCGTGTTGCACAACCTCTATTCCGAGATAATACGTAATCCGTCCTAAGTCACTCATGTCAAACTTACTCGACATTCCTCTCTTGAAGTCTTCTACGAGATCTACACTTGATCTAGTAACAAGGAGATCGTCTACGTACACTGCAACGAGAAGATATTGATCCTTATATTGACGTTGATACAGCGCCGGTTCCTTAGTACACTTCACAAAATTCAACTCTCCAAGAACATTATTTAGCTTTTCATTCCACGCCCTAGGGGCTTGTCGTAACCCGTAGAGAGCTTTATGTAGTTTGTACACTTTGCTCTCTTTGCCAATTATAGAACTCAAAGAACTCAAAGATCAATTAAGAATAACTCAATTCTTATTAGCTTAAGAAAATATCTCAAAACTTAAGCTCTCAACAAGATCTCTCTAAACTCACAAGTTATGTCACAAGTTGACATCTCTTTATATAGATCTTAAGATTTCCTAATCTCATTAGTAAAACCATCATTATCTAAAACATAACTTAAATATGATAATGATAACTTGGTCTCTAAGTCATCTTTCAAGTTTATCTCTAACATGTACCAGAGTAATCTGTTAAGGTTATATCATTTAAATATATTAATAGATTAACTAAACTTGGTTATATGTTTCGGAGAATTTGAAATTCAAATATGTGAGTGTAATCGAGAATATATTAATAACTACTACCTATGATGACGAAATGAGGTTGAAATTTGCAATAAAATTGCGAATCCATGTAGCATCAGACAAGTACGATATGACGTTATCATTACTCGAAAATTTCAAAATCTTTTGTTATGTTTCTACATCTAATCATTATTAAACGCACCGGGGAATATGATTGGCGGAGACCGATACGTGTTTATGTCATCATATTCGTTCTTCAGAAACCCAAAAATAAAATAAAATTTACTTCAACGGCTTTTTATAATCTCTATTTACCATGTCAAAGAAAAGGATAAGAGCTACATTAACCTCGTAATCTGCCAAAAAGATTCCATACTAGCCTTTTAAATAAGGTTTTAACCTTAATTATAGTTTAGACTTTAGACTCTAGATGAATATGCTTTTACATGTCAAAAAGCATCGAGGGAAATTTGTCTCATTGAGTTTCTTTGGATCACATCGTACTATTTTTTCTTCGTGTTGTTAACGATCACATCACATTATTTTAGGCTTGTAGATTAAAGCATTTTTTTGGATGATGAGATTCTTGTATCGTTTTGGACCACTAAGAGTCTAAGAGCTCATAGAACTACTGTCAACTTTTTAAGATATAAAATTGTGTACTATGCTCGGTCTATCTTCATGTCTACGTATAAGAGTGTGATTGGTAGTGTTTAGAGTAACCGAGTGAAATACAAAAAGTGGAACTAGGTGGAAATAAAAAAAAGTGAGAAAGAGAGGAAAACAAAGAAAAACAAGTAACGCTGATAAAACCTAGAGTAATATTTAGTGTATCTTTTCCTTTGTTTCAACAGTGAGTGAGTAAATAAAAGAAAATAAAGTTTTATCTGATTGGTAATATTCTAGCACTAACATAAAAAGCGCAATCTGTGAACGCTAAAACAACCATACAATCACACTGAATTTCTCAACATTCCCCAACAGGAAATAAAATAAAAACCGAAGCTGTTGAGAAAGAGAGTAAAAAGTTGGTAAACGTATCAATCATCATTATAATTACGAAAAAAAGTTGGGTCAGACTTCAGTAACTTTGAAATGAAACCAAAAATAAATGAATATTTTGGTTGGATTATCCTAAAAAGGCTTTCTTTTTATTTTACTCTTTTCGTAAGATCTTTTGCTTTGAGCAGCTTCAAGAAAATCTACTGCTTACGGAGTCGCATCTTGGAACATTCAACCCTGCAACCAAAATCAACACATGATATAATAAGCAACTTGGATCAAATCAGCCTTGTTATTAAAATGAAAAAAAAAATGTGTTTTTTTTCTTTTTCTTTACCTTCTCCAAGTAATGCCATCGTCAAAGGCTTTGCAATAATATTGATGGTGAAATCTGCAATGTCTTGGTCAACTGCCCTCAAGAATTCATCAGATGGCTTCCTGCAAATATGAACCCGGTTAGAGAGAAGTCCTGGTTATAACCGGTTTAGAGGTGGAATGTGTATATATGTACCTCTCTCATAACGCTGCCGTGCGATACGAAATCCTAGATCGGTCTGATGAGTACCGGTGCTGGTGGCTGACGACAGGAGGGGAGAGAGTGAGGTCGTCGAGTCGTTGCTGCGGAATAGGAGAGAACAGAACACTAAAAGGCTTTTTGTCCATTTCAAGTTTATTGGATCGGGCAAATACTCTAACTACATTGACGAGATTTTTTGGTTGATTTATAGCCCACATATGTATTTAAAGAAGAATTAAAGCCCATGAAACGTAAAGGTGTGACCACCTATATTTTCAACAATTACAAATCAACTTAGACATGTTAAGTGGACGTGGATTCCATGGAAGTACAAGCGATGTGATCCATTCTCTTGGAACTTATCTTGTTACTTCCTCTACACCATCGACTCTTTCCAATACCATTCCAGCACAAGGGGACATGCGCGCTAGAGTTGCATAGGACGAGGGTGTGATTCAGGGAGGTTTAAGTGGGGAACAAACTGTCTACTACTTCTTAATAATTAAGAGCCGTTTTAAAATATATATATCTATACTAATAAAGTTGACGCTCTACAATGCGCCACTTCAGCGAAGGCTATTCCAAAATGTGATATGTGGTGTTGTTTCCTCACTCTTTGTTTTTGAAAAATGGGTTGTCTATTTACGAAAACCTCATGTTACATTTGATTTATTTGTTTGGGCCTATCATTATTTCAGAATTTCGGCCCATAAGTATTTCTTCTTCGATCATGTATGGTCGGAACAAATTATCCAACAAAAACTGTTGGTTTACATAATGCATTCTCCCTGAATTCAGTCAACCACTATAATGATCTCATTAATGTCGTTCTCATCACTTCTTCCACTCTCTCGCATTCATTAGTTCACTCACACCGCCATGGAAACATCTGAAAACTACACCTATAACTATAAATACCATAGTTGGATTCACTAAAAATCACAAATCTCATCAAATCATTTCACATTCTCTCTTCTTATCGATTTTTTTTTTTGCATCCTCTCTCTGCAGTTCAGCTATCTTCAATGGCCACAGTGACCTACTTCTAACTGAATTGAAAGCCGAATATAGTCCTAAACCAGTTGAGGTGCGATTTCTTCTGTTGGGGAGGCTAGGAATGCAAAGAAAGAAGGTGAATTCATGGGTTTAGACATGCTCA
This sequence is a window from Brassica oleracea var. oleracea cultivar TO1000 chromosome C1, BOL, whole genome shotgun sequence. Protein-coding genes within it:
- the LOC106293302 gene encoding protein IQ-DOMAIN 14-like encodes the protein MGRAARWFKGIFGMKKSKENRVSGDGEYSGNGGGEAGGSLIHRKVLQADSVWLRTYLAETDKEQNKHAIAVAAATAAAADAAVAAAQAAVAVVRLTSNGRAGGYSGGNVVERWAAVKIQTIFKGYLARKALRALKGLVKLQALVRGYLVRKRAAETLHSMQALIRAQTSVRSQRINRNNMLNPRHSLEMFDDSRSEVHSKRISICVERQGSSNNNVYDETSPKIVEIDTYKTKSRSRRMNVAESECGDDFIYQGKDFEWSFPGDKCKFPTAQNTPRFSSSMANNHHYYTPPSPAKSVSRDVCFRPSYPGLLTPSYMANTQSFKAKVRSHSAPRQRPDRKRLSLDEIMAARSSVSGVRMVQPQPPTATAARDRQFPQEPADFRFYN